From the genome of Orcinus orca chromosome 5, mOrcOrc1.1, whole genome shotgun sequence, one region includes:
- the LOC101273113 gene encoding LOW QUALITY PROTEIN: high affinity cAMP-specific and IBMX-insensitive 3',5'-cyclic phosphodiesterase 8A-like (The sequence of the model RefSeq protein was modified relative to this genomic sequence to represent the inferred CDS: inserted 2 bases in 2 codons), whose amino-acid sequence MARIHSMXDEAPITKAIDIISAAQESSPMPVXEALDRVLEILRTTELYSPQFDAKDDDPHAIDLVGGLMSDVLQRPSRNEYVLSTKNFKQVSSSVITPTSLHNVPSQITRAMENEESWDFDIFELEAATHKGLGLKIFARFGVCEVLKCSETTLRSWLQIIEANYHASNPYHNSTHSTDVLHATAYFLCKERIKQTLDPLAEITALIAATVHDLDHPGRTNSFLCNAGSELAILYNDTAVLESHLAALASQLTTRDDKCSIFKNMERDDYRTLRQSIINMVLATEMTKHFEHVNKFVNSINKPLVALEEDGETDKNQEAIITMLRTPDNRSLIKRMLIQCADASNPCRPLGKCIEWAARISEECLSQTDEEKRQDSPVVMPVLDRNTCSIPKSQISFIDYFITDMFAAWDAFVDLPELMQHLDNNFKYWKGLDEMKLRSLRPPSE is encoded by the exons ATGGCCCGGATACATTCCA TAGATGAGGCGCCCATCACCAAGGCAATCGATATCATCAGTGCTGCCCAGGAAAGCAGTCCCATGCCTG AAGAAGCCTTAGATCGTGTGCTGGAAATTCtaagaaccactgaattatatTCACCACAATTTGATGCTAAGGACGATGATCCTCATGCCATTGACCTTGTTGGGGGCTTAATGTCTGATGTTTTGCAAAGACCATCCAGGAATGAGTATGTTCTTTCAACAAAAAACTTTAAACAGGTTTCCAGCAGTGTAATCACCCCCACCTCCCTTCACAACGTCCCATCACAGATAACTCGGGCCATGGAAAATGAGGAATCCTGGGACTTTGATATTTTTGAACTGGAGGCTGCCACTCATAAAGGGCTTGGTCTCAAAATATTTGCTCGCTTTGGAGTCTGTGAAGTCTTAAAATGCTCTGAGACAACGCTGAGATCGTGGTTGCAAATTATCGAAGCCAATTATCATGCTTCTAACCCCTACCACAATTCTACACATTCTACCGATGTGCTTCACGCCactgcctattttctctgcaAAGAGAGGATAAAGCAAACTTTAGATCCACTTGCTGAGATCACTGCCCTCATTGCAGCCACTGTCCATGACCTGGACCACCCCGGGAGAACCAACTCCTTCCTGTGCAATGCTGGGAGCGAACTGGCCATTCTGTATAACGACACTGCTGTGCTCGAGAGCCACCTCGCGGCCTTGGCCTCCCAGCTGACCACTCGTGATGATAAATGCAGCATCTTTAAAAACATGGAGAGGGATGACTACCGGACACTGCGCCAGAGTATTATCAACATGGTCTTAGCCACAGAAATGACAAAGCACTTTGAGCACGTCAACAAATTTGTCAATAGCATCAACAAGCCCTTGGTAGCATTAGaggaagatggggaaactgataAAAATCAAGAAGCCATAATCACTATGCTCAGAACTCCAGACAACCGCAGTCTGATCAAACGAATGCTGATTCAGTGTGCTGATGCGTCCAATCCCTGCCGACCCCTGGGAAAGTGCATTGAGTGGGCCGCACGTATCTCAGAAGAATGTTTGTCTCAGACTGATGAAGAGAAGCGACAGGACTCGCCTGTAGTGATGCCAGTTTTGGACAGAAATACCTGCAGCATCCCCAAATCCCAAATCTCTTTCATTGACTATTTCATCACAGACATGTTTGCTGCTTGGGACGCCTTTGTAGACCTGCCTGAGTTAATGCAGCATCTTGACAACAATTTTAAATACTGGAAGGGACTGGACGAAATGAAGCTGCGGAGCCTCCGCCCACCTTCTGAATAG